A single genomic interval of Desulfobacterales bacterium harbors:
- a CDS encoding adenylosuccinate synthase has translation MANIIIVGTQWGDEGKGKIVDLLSAQADVVARFQGGNNAGHTMVVKGEQIISHLVPSGIIQGKLCLIGNGLVVDPEVLLEEIDYLTGKGIDASPKKLLISDRAHLIMPYHKALDIAREAIKGKDKIGTTGRGIGPAYEDKASRVGIRCADLLEKDLLKDKIISILKEKNFFLETFCGADPLPEEPIIEQFLKFADRMEPYITNVSVVLSDAVKSGKQVMFEGAQGTHLDIDHGTYPFVTSSATVSGNACCGAGIGPGAISHVVGIVKAYTTRVGAGPFPTELEDEIGDYIQKKGAEFGATTGRRRRCGWLDMVLIENAARLNGLTGLAITKLDVLTGLNVLNICTGYEYNGSLLTHFPTSLNVLANCKPVYETLPGWSEDISIIRSYDALPEAAKNYLKRVEELGETPIDIISVGPDREQTIVLNNPFD, from the coding sequence GTGGCAAATATCATAATTGTGGGAACCCAGTGGGGCGATGAAGGCAAAGGTAAGATTGTTGATCTTCTGTCAGCGCAAGCCGATGTCGTCGCCCGCTTTCAGGGCGGCAATAATGCCGGCCATACCATGGTGGTCAAAGGCGAGCAAATTATCAGCCATCTGGTTCCTTCGGGCATCATTCAGGGAAAGCTCTGCCTGATCGGAAACGGTCTGGTAGTGGACCCCGAGGTTCTTCTGGAAGAGATTGATTATCTAACCGGAAAAGGAATCGATGCCAGCCCGAAAAAGCTGCTGATCAGTGACCGGGCGCATTTGATCATGCCCTACCATAAAGCCCTTGATATCGCCAGGGAAGCCATAAAGGGCAAAGATAAAATCGGCACTACCGGTCGTGGCATCGGGCCGGCTTATGAGGACAAGGCCTCCCGGGTCGGCATTCGCTGTGCGGACTTGCTGGAAAAAGATCTTTTGAAGGATAAAATTATCAGTATTCTGAAAGAAAAGAATTTCTTTCTGGAAACATTCTGCGGTGCCGACCCGTTGCCGGAGGAACCGATTATCGAGCAGTTTTTAAAATTTGCCGATCGGATGGAACCCTATATCACCAATGTTTCCGTTGTGTTGAGCGATGCGGTGAAATCCGGCAAACAGGTCATGTTTGAGGGGGCGCAGGGAACGCATCTGGATATCGATCATGGAACCTACCCCTTTGTAACCTCTTCCGCAACGGTTTCCGGCAATGCCTGCTGCGGTGCCGGTATCGGCCCTGGGGCCATCAGCCATGTGGTCGGAATCGTCAAAGCCTATACAACACGCGTGGGGGCAGGACCCTTTCCTACGGAGCTGGAGGATGAAATCGGGGACTACATTCAGAAAAAAGGGGCGGAATTCGGCGCTACCACGGGAAGGCGGCGGCGTTGCGGGTGGCTGGACATGGTGTTGATTGAAAACGCGGCCAGGTTGAACGGGTTGACGGGCTTGGCGATTACCAAGCTGGACGTATTAACCGGCCTGAATGTTTTAAACATTTGCACCGGATATGAATATAACGGCAGTCTGTTGACGCATTTTCCCACGAGTCTTAACGTGTTGGCCAATTGCAAACCGGTTTACGAAACGTTGCCCGGCTGGTCCGAGGATATATCAATTATTCGCAGTTATGACGCGCTGCCGGAAGCCGCCAAAAACTATCTGAAACGGGTTGAGGAATTAGGGGAGACCCCCATTGATATTATTTCCGTGGGACCGGATCGGGAGCAGACCATCGTGCTAAACAACCCGTTTGACTAA
- a CDS encoding cobalamin B12-binding domain-containing protein, translating into MKDTSGKLLSKINLLLSSWQQTGVPARTTLHETADALLTWRKEQRISGLWDNAPRMLGATMDDGWGHGIQLILKYAEVLGVETRFSGLLQSQKQILAACKAFHPNYLGLTVLQFDTEDELTALRKCLPKRIQIIAGGPVFQIDPEFQERVGIDFVARNVSGFIRLLLNTVL; encoded by the coding sequence ATGAAAGACACTTCTGGGAAACTTCTGAGTAAAATCAACTTGTTGCTATCCTCATGGCAACAAACCGGTGTACCAGCGCGCACAACCCTTCATGAAACCGCTGATGCGCTGTTAACATGGCGGAAGGAACAGCGCATTTCCGGCCTTTGGGACAACGCGCCGCGCATGCTGGGTGCCACCATGGATGATGGGTGGGGCCACGGCATTCAGCTCATTCTCAAATATGCCGAAGTGTTGGGAGTCGAAACCCGTTTTTCCGGACTGCTTCAAAGCCAGAAACAAATTCTTGCGGCCTGCAAGGCATTTCACCCGAATTATCTTGGACTCACCGTATTGCAGTTCGACACGGAGGATGAGTTGACTGCGCTTCGGAAATGTTTGCCTAAACGCATTCAAATCATCGCCGGCGGCCCGGTGTTTCAAATTGATCCGGAGTTTCAGGAACGAGTGGGGATCGATTTTGTGGCCCGGAATGTATCTGGGTTTATACGCTTATTATTAAACACCGTGCTGTGA
- a CDS encoding sugar phosphate isomerase/epimerase family protein, giving the protein MMNDPARSVYDEVVLFGEAQFDFVDLTIEGPCACHVDTVKLLAILERYGLGVTGHTDPCLPYAYPIQGVRAACLKELERCAVLFKKLGAPVMNIHPCYFSPPAMKGRLVEMNIEALKPIVDMAASHALTVVLENFKAPFDRVSTYERILSEVPGLKVHLDFGHANLGKDNHEVFCDRLGTYIRHVHFSDNRSWADDHMPLGVGNIDWKNAVKHLKASGYDETITLEVFCKDPNMRFQYLNICRQMVLNFWN; this is encoded by the coding sequence ATGATGAATGACCCAGCCCGGTCGGTTTATGATGAGGTCGTTTTATTTGGAGAGGCGCAATTTGATTTCGTGGATCTGACCATCGAGGGCCCTTGCGCTTGCCATGTAGATACGGTCAAACTGCTTGCGATTCTTGAACGGTATGGCCTGGGCGTTACCGGACATACGGACCCTTGTTTACCGTATGCTTACCCGATTCAGGGCGTCCGGGCGGCCTGTCTGAAAGAGCTGGAACGTTGTGCTGTCCTTTTTAAGAAACTGGGCGCCCCAGTCATGAATATTCATCCCTGCTATTTTTCACCGCCGGCCATGAAGGGAAGACTGGTCGAAATGAACATCGAGGCTCTGAAACCCATCGTTGACATGGCCGCTTCGCATGCGCTGACAGTGGTGCTGGAAAACTTTAAAGCCCCTTTTGACCGAGTTTCCACGTATGAACGGATTCTTTCCGAAGTGCCCGGCCTGAAAGTGCATCTTGATTTCGGCCATGCCAACTTGGGCAAGGATAATCATGAGGTCTTCTGCGACCGGCTCGGCACGTACATTCGGCACGTTCACTTTTCGGATAACCGCTCATGGGCCGATGACCACATGCCCTTGGGCGTCGGCAATATCGATTGGAAAAATGCGGTGAAGCATTTAAAGGCCTCGGGTTATGATGAAACGATCACCCTGGAAGTTTTTTGTAAAGATCCGAATATGAGATTCCAATATTTAAATATCTGCCGCCAGATGGTTTTGAATTTCTGGAATTAA
- a CDS encoding cyclase family protein, translating into MKIMDLTHTISPGMPVYPGTAPPVFAVSSALEDAGFLERKITLCSHTGTHVDAPAHLLGEGITLDRLPADHFFGKAVSLDLTHLPSGFIDKNELKPHAEVIGSVEFVLLCTGWSRYWGNTTYFSNYPVLKPQAARWLSEFNLKGIGVDAISADSADSVDFPIHKILLRRHIIIIENLTALDQLGGDPFFFSCFPMKFEAADGSPVRAVAMQPLV; encoded by the coding sequence ATGAAGATAATGGATCTAACGCACACCATTTCTCCGGGAATGCCCGTCTATCCGGGAACCGCACCGCCGGTTTTCGCCGTCAGCAGTGCGCTTGAAGATGCCGGATTTTTGGAGCGGAAAATCACCCTGTGTTCTCATACCGGAACGCATGTGGATGCTCCCGCCCACCTGCTCGGTGAGGGGATAACACTCGATCGGCTGCCGGCGGACCATTTTTTCGGCAAAGCCGTATCTTTGGATTTAACGCATCTGCCTAGCGGATTTATCGATAAAAATGAATTGAAGCCCCATGCCGAAGTCATCGGTTCGGTCGAGTTCGTGTTGCTCTGCACGGGGTGGAGCCGGTATTGGGGCAATACAACCTATTTTTCGAATTATCCCGTGCTGAAACCGCAGGCGGCACGCTGGTTGAGTGAATTTAATCTCAAGGGCATCGGAGTGGACGCCATTTCCGCGGATTCAGCCGATTCGGTCGATTTTCCAATCCATAAGATCTTGTTACGCCGTCATATCATCATCATAGAAAATTTGACGGCATTGGACCAATTGGGCGGTGATCCGTTCTTTTTTTCATGTTTTCCCATGAAATTCGAGGCCGCAGACGGATCCCCTGTTAGGGCGGTTGCAATGCAGCCATTGGTATAA
- a CDS encoding flavodoxin family protein, protein MKKVLTLLGSPQKSGNTAKVLSLFEARIKSDLDVERINICELTIHGCLGCYACQRESNIPGCVQKDDAETVFGKFMAADAVIYASPLYCWGFTAQLKAFIDRHYCFGKGYGSDTFKSLIAGKPTALLVTCAGAIEGNADLIQVAFERLNEFYSTRIIGKYLLPYCKSPEEIGENGIRIAEKMANDFRYI, encoded by the coding sequence ATGAAAAAAGTACTCACCTTACTCGGAAGCCCTCAGAAATCGGGGAATACAGCCAAAGTTCTTTCCTTGTTTGAGGCGCGAATAAAGAGTGACCTGGACGTGGAACGGATCAACATTTGCGAATTGACGATTCACGGCTGCCTTGGGTGCTATGCCTGCCAGCGAGAGTCGAATATCCCCGGGTGTGTTCAAAAAGATGACGCGGAAACCGTATTTGGAAAATTTATGGCCGCCGATGCGGTGATATACGCCTCCCCGCTCTATTGCTGGGGGTTTACCGCACAGCTCAAGGCTTTTATCGACCGCCATTATTGTTTTGGTAAAGGGTATGGCAGTGACACATTCAAGTCCCTGATTGCCGGCAAACCCACGGCGCTGTTGGTGACCTGCGCCGGGGCGATCGAGGGGAACGCCGATTTGATTCAGGTGGCGTTTGAGCGCTTAAATGAATTCTATTCTACGCGAATAATCGGGAAATATCTTCTCCCTTACTGTAAATCGCCGGAAGAAATCGGCGAAAACGGCATTCGAATCGCTGAAAAAATGGCCAATGATTTTCGATACATATAA
- the tadA gene encoding tRNA adenosine(34) deaminase TadA: MNILHEQMMARAIEEAQKAGQKDEVPVGAVLVGATGDIIASAHNMIITLRDPTAHAEILSLRKAAEIENNYRLLNTTLYVTVEPCIMCMGAIVHARVARVVFGAMDPKWGAAGSLYHFAQDLRLNHHPEIISGVREAECRRMMQAFFRTKRLKT; the protein is encoded by the coding sequence ATGAACATTCTTCATGAACAGATGATGGCGCGCGCCATTGAGGAAGCACAAAAGGCTGGACAAAAGGATGAAGTTCCGGTAGGTGCTGTGCTGGTCGGCGCAACGGGCGATATTATAGCCAGTGCGCATAATATGATCATCACGCTTCGAGATCCGACGGCGCACGCCGAGATACTATCGTTGCGAAAAGCCGCTGAGATTGAAAATAATTATAGACTGTTGAACACAACCTTGTATGTAACGGTTGAGCCTTGCATCATGTGCATGGGAGCTATCGTGCATGCCCGGGTGGCGCGGGTGGTGTTTGGCGCAATGGACCCGAAATGGGGGGCGGCCGGCTCCCTGTATCACTTTGCGCAAGATTTGCGCTTGAACCATCATCCGGAGATAATCAGCGGCGTGCGCGAGGCCGAGTGCCGCCGAATGATGCAGGCTTTTTTTCGAACCAAGCGATTAAAAACATAA
- a CDS encoding flavodoxin family protein, with translation MKVVAFNGSARKDGNTSILIHYVLAELQKERIETEVFNLSGRKIHGCIACQKCFSNKDRRCAVTDDILNECIEKMLSADGIILGSPTYFADVSTEMKALIDRAGYVAKSNGDMFRRKLGAAVVAVRRAGSVHAFGTMNNFFLISQMIIPGANYWNMGIGRDKGDVEKDAEGIATMKLLGENMAWLMKKLNS, from the coding sequence ATGAAGGTGGTTGCATTTAACGGGAGCGCCCGAAAGGATGGGAACACTTCCATTCTCATCCATTATGTGCTGGCGGAGCTTCAGAAAGAGAGAATTGAAACGGAAGTGTTCAACTTGAGCGGCCGGAAAATTCACGGCTGTATTGCTTGCCAAAAATGCTTTAGCAATAAAGATCGGCGCTGTGCCGTAACGGATGACATTCTCAACGAATGTATTGAAAAAATGCTCTCGGCTGACGGTATTATTTTAGGTTCTCCCACCTATTTCGCCGATGTCAGCACCGAGATGAAAGCCTTGATCGACCGTGCCGGATACGTGGCCAAATCCAACGGCGATATGTTTCGGCGCAAATTGGGCGCTGCCGTTGTGGCGGTGCGCAGGGCCGGTAGTGTTCATGCATTCGGCACCATGAACAATTTTTTCCTTATCAGCCAAATGATCATCCCCGGCGCAAATTATTGGAACATGGGTATCGGCCGTGATAAGGGCGATGTGGAAAAAGACGCGGAGGGCATTGCTACCATGAAACTGCTGGGTGAAAACATGGCTTGGTTGATGAAAAAGTTGAATAGCTGA